From Geobacter sp., one genomic window encodes:
- the cheB gene encoding chemotaxis-specific protein-glutamate methyltransferase CheB, with the protein MKKLIRVLVVDDSAVVRQTLAEILNSDPHIEVMATASDPFVAAERIREEVPDVITLDVEMPRMDGITFLQKIMSQHPIPVVMCSSLTDQGSETALKALECGAVEIITKPRLGTKQFLEESRVRICDAVRAAAQARLSSVTRRPREVQPKLSADVILEKPTNRAMIQTTEKVVVVGASTGGTEALRVFLESMPADCPGIVIVQHMPEGFTRTFSQRLDSLCRLSVKEAENNDTVVRGRALIAPGNQHLLLKRSGARYYVEIKEGPLVSRHRPSVDVLFRSAARYAGKNAVGVIMTGMGDDGAKGMLEMKEAGALNIAQDEATSIVFGMPNEAIKLGGVDFIKPLDAISREVLRICS; encoded by the coding sequence ATGAAAAAACTGATCAGGGTTCTCGTTGTCGATGATTCAGCGGTCGTGCGCCAGACCCTGGCGGAAATCCTCAATTCTGATCCGCATATCGAGGTCATGGCTACTGCTTCGGACCCGTTTGTGGCTGCAGAGCGGATTCGCGAGGAAGTGCCTGACGTCATTACGCTTGATGTGGAGATGCCGCGCATGGACGGCATCACCTTCCTGCAGAAGATCATGAGCCAGCATCCCATTCCGGTGGTGATGTGTTCAAGTCTTACAGATCAGGGCTCCGAGACGGCCCTCAAGGCGTTGGAGTGTGGCGCAGTTGAGATCATTACCAAACCGCGGCTCGGAACCAAGCAGTTTCTGGAGGAATCCAGGGTAAGGATCTGCGATGCTGTGAGAGCTGCGGCACAAGCCAGGCTTTCCAGTGTGACTCGACGTCCTCGTGAGGTGCAGCCCAAATTGTCTGCAGATGTCATCCTGGAAAAGCCGACGAACCGGGCCATGATCCAGACGACCGAGAAGGTGGTCGTGGTGGGGGCCTCGACCGGAGGGACCGAAGCGCTCCGGGTCTTTCTGGAATCAATGCCTGCCGACTGTCCGGGGATCGTCATTGTGCAGCACATGCCCGAAGGTTTCACACGCACCTTTTCTCAACGTCTCGATAGCCTCTGCCGCCTGTCGGTAAAAGAGGCGGAGAACAACGATACGGTTGTCCGCGGCAGGGCCCTGATCGCTCCCGGCAACCAGCATCTGTTGTTGAAGCGCAGTGGCGCCCGCTATTATGTCGAGATAAAGGAAGGCCCGCTGGTATCCCGCCATCGCCCGTCAGTGGATGTGCTGTTTCGTTCGGCAGCGCGATATGCGGGGAAAAATGCCGTTGGTGTCATCATGACCGGCATGGGTGACGATGGTGCCAAGGGGATGCTGGAGATGAAGGAAGCTGGTGCTCTGAATATCGCCCAGGACGAAGCGACCTCGATAGTGTTCGGAATGCCGAATGAAGCGATCAAGCTGGGGGGGGTCGATTTCATCAAGCCCCTGGATGCCATTTCCCGCGAGGTGTTACGGATTTGTTCGTAG